A single Gemmatimonadota bacterium DNA region contains:
- the carA gene encoding glutamine-hydrolyzing carbamoyl-phosphate synthase small subunit: MEAWLALEDGTVYVGESFGATGKKVGEVVFNTSMIGYQEVLTDPSYKGQIVTMTYPLIGNYGVNPGDLESLHPHVEGFVVREYQRNPSNWRSTGSLDRFLDDHGVVGISGIDTRALTRRLRVDGVMRGVISSGAADPDTLVEQARAVPRMVGQDLVREVTTERPYRWEGDRRIYVDPPDNDMERIWDGFDEPGTYRVVVMDYGVKHNILRNLARRGCQVLVLPADYTAEQVLRLSPDGIMLSNGPGDPGAVQYAIEELKVLIERKPIFGICIGHQLLGMALGGERFKLKFGHRGANQPVRQNESGRVEITAQNHGFAIDADSLDESEVELTHINLNDRTLEGLRHRRFPVFSVQYHPEASPGPHDANYLFDRFIASMQ; the protein is encoded by the coding sequence AGACGGCACAGTCTACGTAGGCGAATCCTTTGGCGCTACCGGGAAAAAGGTGGGAGAAGTCGTTTTCAACACCAGCATGATCGGATACCAGGAGGTATTGACCGACCCGTCGTACAAAGGTCAGATCGTCACCATGACCTACCCGTTGATCGGGAATTACGGCGTGAATCCCGGCGACCTGGAATCTCTCCACCCCCACGTGGAAGGATTCGTGGTTCGGGAGTACCAGCGGAACCCGAGCAACTGGCGCTCGACCGGCAGTCTCGACCGCTTCCTGGACGACCATGGCGTTGTAGGCATATCCGGAATAGATACCCGGGCATTGACCCGCAGGCTCCGCGTCGACGGGGTCATGCGCGGCGTGATAAGTTCCGGCGCGGCAGACCCTGACACACTCGTAGAACAGGCCAGGGCCGTGCCCAGAATGGTGGGCCAGGACCTGGTCCGTGAAGTGACCACGGAACGGCCGTACCGGTGGGAGGGAGATCGCCGTATCTACGTGGACCCTCCCGATAACGATATGGAGAGAATCTGGGACGGCTTTGACGAACCCGGGACCTATCGGGTCGTCGTCATGGATTACGGCGTAAAGCACAATATCCTGAGGAACCTGGCGCGTCGGGGCTGCCAGGTGCTCGTCCTGCCGGCGGACTACACGGCCGAGCAGGTGCTTCGGCTGAGCCCCGACGGCATCATGTTGTCCAACGGTCCCGGTGATCCGGGCGCCGTTCAATACGCCATTGAAGAGTTGAAAGTCCTGATCGAGCGGAAGCCCATATTCGGCATCTGCATCGGTCACCAGTTACTGGGCATGGCGCTTGGTGGAGAAAGGTTCAAGCTGAAGTTCGGCCACCGGGGCGCCAATCAGCCCGTGAGGCAGAACGAGTCGGGCCGGGTGGAAATCACCGCCCAGAACCACGGCTTCGCCATCGACGCCGACTCCCTCGACGAATCCGAGGTGGAACTGACCCATATCAATCTGAATGACCGGACGTTAGAAGGGCTCAGGCACCGGCGGTTTCCGGTATTCTCGGTACAGTACCACCCCGAAGCGTCACCGGGACCGCACGACGCCAATTACCTGTTCGACCGATTCATCGCATCCATGCAGTAG